A genomic region of Chionomys nivalis chromosome 12, mChiNiv1.1, whole genome shotgun sequence contains the following coding sequences:
- the LOC130884743 gene encoding olfactory receptor 7E24-like, giving the protein MLVTVFFTTFLVSSKRCSRNKNVQNSTSLPEFHFIQLSEVPDLQPVLFGLFLSMYLLALFGNLLIILTVSSDSHLHTPMYFFLSNLSIVDIGFISTTVPRLIVDIQTHFQVISYVGCLTQMSLIIIFACMDDMLLTVMAYDRFVAICYPLHYQVIMNSNRCGVLLLGSFLLSLAELLLHYVAILNFSNCEDFSEISNFFCDPSEVLKLVHLNPVINTIFIFSIGTLFGLLPMSGILFSYFKIVSSILRTSSSSGKHQAFSTCGSHLSIVCLFYGTGIGLYLSSFLSHSPRNNAVVSLMYTVVTPMLNPFIYSLRNKDIKTSLRKILSRTF; this is encoded by the coding sequence ATGCTGGTAACAGTTTTTTTTACAACATTTTTGGTTTCTTCCAAAAGAtgctcaagaaataaaaatgtacaaaactcGACATCTCTACCAGAATTCCATTTCATTCAACTCTCAGAAGTTCCAGACCTACAGCCTGTTCTCTTTGGCCTCTTCTTGTCCATGTACCTTTTGGCCCTCTTTGGAAACCTGCTCATCATCCTGACAGTAAGCTCTGACTCCCAtctccacacacccatgtacttcttcctctccaACCTGTCCATAGTTGATATTGGTTTCATCTCCACCACTGTTCCAAGGTTGATTGTGGACATCCAAACTCACTTCCAAGTCATTTCCTATGTGGGCTGCCTGACACAGATGTCACTGATTATAATTTTTGCATGTATGGATGATATGCTTCTGACCGTGATGGCATATGACCGGTTTGTGGCCATCTGCTACCCTCTACATTACCAGGTCATTATGAATTCCAATCGCTGTGGTGTTTTACTTCTAGGGTCTTTTCTTCTTAGCCTTGCAGAATTGCTGTTGCACTATGTGGCAATATTAAATTTTTCCAACTGTGAAGATTTTAGTGAAATCTCCAACTTCTTCTGTGACCCTTCTGAAGTACTTAAACTTGTTCATTTAAATCCTGTGATCAATACCATATTCATATTCAGTATAGGCACTctctttgggttacttcctaTGTCAGGAATCCTTTTCTCTTACTTTAAAATAGTTTCCTCTATCTTACGAACATCATCATCAAGTGGAAAGCACCAAGCCTTCTCTACCTGTGGGTCTCATCTGTCCATTGTTTGCCTGTTTTATGGAACAGGAATAGGATTGTACCTCAGCTCCTTTCTTTCACATTCTCCAAGAAATAACGCAGTAGTTTCACTAATGTACACTGTGGTCACACCTATGTTGAATCCCTTtatctacagcctgaggaacaagGACATTAAAACTTCTTTAAGGAAGATTCTTAGCAGAACATTCTAA